One Aggregicoccus sp. 17bor-14 genomic window, CATCACCTCCACCACCTTGCCGTGCGGGACGCCCTCGTCCGCCTGCACGATGACCATGGTCTGCGGGTTCTGCGCCTGCGCCTTGGCGAAGGCCGCCTTGAGCTCGTCGGCGCTCACCACGTTGCCGGAGAGCACGAGCCGGCCATCGGAGAGGATGGCCACCGAGAGGTCGCTGGTGCGCGCCTTCACGTCCGTGGCGGCGCCCGAGGGAAGGTTCACCTTGAGGCCGGCCTGCGCGCCGCCGCCGGGGCCCTGCTGCACGATGACGGTGCTGGTCACCATGAAGATGATGAGCAGCACGAGGAAGATGTCCGTGAGCGGGGTGATGTTGATCTCGGCGAAGACGCCGTCTCCGCCCTCGTCCTCACCGGACCCCGGTGCCTTTCCCATCGCCATGGCGCGCGCCTAGCTCCCCACCGCGGGAGGCGGCGGCGGGGGAGGGAGCTCGGCGCCGGGCACGCCCGGGCCCGTGGGGCGCTCGCGCAGCAGCTCCACGAACTCGTCCGCGAGCAGCCGCAGCTCCACCACCACGCGCCCCAGCCGCGCCTGGAAGTAGTTGTAGAAGATCATCGCCTGCACCGCGACGAGGATGCCCACCGCCGTGGCGATGAGCGCCTCGGAGATGCCGGTCATCACCGCCGCCGTGCCGCCGGTGCCTCCGGAGGACACGTCCAGGCCCAGGTCCTTGAACGAGCGCATGATGCCGGCCACCGTGCCGAACAGGCCCACGAAGGGCGTGATGGAGCCGATGGTGGCGAGCAGCCAGAGGTTTCGGCGCAGGCGCAGGCCCACCTGGGTGCGCTCGCGCTCCACCGCGCCCACCACCGCGTCGTCCACGCGGCGGCTGCGCTCGAGGCGCTGGAAGCCCGCGAGGTAGATGTCCGCGGCGACCGCGTCCGAGCGCTCGGCGGCGGTGCGGGCGGCGGTGAGGTCCCCGCGCAGCAGGTGCTTGTGCACCACCTCGCTCAGGGTGCGCGAGCGCTCGCTCACGCCCCACAGGGCGATGAGGCGCTCGACCGCCACGCCGAGCGCGAGCACGGAGGCCAGGAGCAGGAGGGCGAGAGTGACGCCTCCCAGACGAAGGTAGTGGAGCAGATCGGAGAAGCTCATGCAGTAATGGCCAAAGGCCGACTCCTCGGCGGAGACTTACTCCATGAACCGCGTAGCCGCCGCAATGTTCCTGACCCTGTTGTGCACGGGCTGTCCCAAGCGCCTGGACTTCGGCCCCGAGGGGGAGGTGAAGGACCCGGCCGCCCTGCTCGCGCTCGTGCGCCAGGCCGAGGCCAGGGTGGCGACCCTGCAGGGTGAGAGCCGCCTGCGCGTGGAGTCGCCGGACGCCAAGGGCACGGTGACCCTCTACGGCGCCATCGCGCGC contains:
- a CDS encoding biopolymer transporter ExbD, which translates into the protein MAMGKAPGSGEDEGGDGVFAEINITPLTDIFLVLLIIFMVTSTVIVQQGPGGGAQAGLKVNLPSGAATDVKARTSDLSVAILSDGRLVLSGNVVSADELKAAFAKAQAQNPQTMVIVQADEGVPHGKVVEVMESAKAAGLAQLAIGVRDPGH
- a CDS encoding MotA/TolQ/ExbB proton channel family protein; this translates as MSFSDLLHYLRLGGVTLALLLLASVLALGVAVERLIALWGVSERSRTLSEVVHKHLLRGDLTAARTAAERSDAVAADIYLAGFQRLERSRRVDDAVVGAVERERTQVGLRLRRNLWLLATIGSITPFVGLFGTVAGIMRSFKDLGLDVSSGGTGGTAAVMTGISEALIATAVGILVAVQAMIFYNYFQARLGRVVVELRLLADEFVELLRERPTGPGVPGAELPPPPPPPAVGS